The Hordeum vulgare subsp. vulgare chromosome 7H, MorexV3_pseudomolecules_assembly, whole genome shotgun sequence DNA window CCTCGACCTCACCCTCTGCCTCGCGGCCTCCTACACAGCCGCCGGCATGCCCGAGGAGGGCAAGCGCCTCGCCTTCTACTTCGACGTCGACCATCTCAGGTCATCAGTGGTGGACATCATCGAGGAAAGACAGTTCTGGGAGGATTGGGACAGGTGGGGAGCGCAGGGCCAGCTCGGGCTCCGGCTCATTGAGGACACCAGGGTTGGCCCCACCAAGTTCTCCAAGGCTACGGACTCCCTGATTGTCAGGAAATTTGGGGACGTGGAGCCAGGGAATTACTGGTACCATGTGTGTGAGGATGAGGCGGAGCGTGTGCTCTCTCTGCCGCACCATGCCATATGTTTGGCACCAAGTTTGATGAGCATTGTTAATGATATCATCTCGAGTATGCAACAAGACTTTGATTCCGTCCATGTTGGTGGCAGTGTTGAGGACCTCATTCGGGGAATCGAGGATGGTGTTGATGTAGGAAGGCAAGTGTATATTGCTGGAGAGGGGATCAACACGGTCTCCATGGAGGCGCTTAAGGCAAAGCACAACAACTTGTGTTACCTGGATGAGTTTCAGAGGCTCTGGAGAAAAGACAGCAAGTGGTTCCTGGAGATGAAGAGGCTAAATGCTGgagttcctgtgaagtttgatGGGTACATGCGTGAACTAGTTGACAGGGAGGTCTTCCTCAAGGGCAAGAAGAAGGTCGAGGTGCTCCGCTGATTTCTTCTCCAAGATAAGAGGGTGTTGGAGAACACGACATGCTTTTTTCAAGTGAGTTGTGTGTAGACCATGTCTGAACTTTGTTGTCAGGTTTAGCGTATAGATGATCCAGTCAGTATCACTTCGAGAGGAATTTTCGTAACCAGCATTCCAGCAATGTATAGCTCCGTGCTGCTAAGAGTACCTGTTCTGATCAATTAGTTCCTTAGCACTAATCACTGCTCATTTCCTGTAAGGAATCATTGTACTAATTCACATATCCTTTGGCTATTTAGTTGAATTCATAACTTTGTGTTTCCCCAATACATTTCAACATATGATAGTTATGACTCACGAGTAGTCAATGATGTATAGCTTTTATCAGTACATAGGTGTTCTGGCCTTCTGGGCATCTATtctttaagtgaagcacataattATAATCATGAGTACTGTCTTCTGTTGCATATGACATGCTATGAATAACATATCCTCCTATGAGCATTTGCTTACTAGTTATAACAAtatgctgtcttccttgactACTAAAGGGTCATGGAAACTGAAATATAGCCGTACGACAATCTAAAGTTGATGTGCTGCTTGACCTGCAAAGCGACGAATATTTCTTTGATAAGCAAGGAACGTTTCTTCTGTGGTCTGATTGAAACTACACATAGTGCCATATGTACACTTACATTCGGTTCCATGGAACCTTCGCTGATCAAGGCTTCATCTTTCATGTACATTTACATTTCACTTATGTTAACCCCCAGCATCAGCGAGCACACTTTACATTATAACTACTTTATCttgcttttatttttttctctatgtgctatctccttgatagagTAGATAAGGTAGAGAAGAGTGCTGCAATATAGCATATGTTCCAGATGTTATGCTTCTCTGTTTTCGGATAAGCAATGCTTGTTCCTAGCTAAAATGGATAGGCTATATTTGCAATACGGCATCTCCTAAATTTATGATAAATATACTTACCATTTTTTACTTCTTGCTTGACGAAACAAATTTATTACTTGGATATCGAGCTATCTGAAGTATGATAAGTTATGTATATTCAAGGAAACCTTTATAGTTAAGGAGCAACTTCCAGTAGAGATCTTCCGGTCGGTGAGGGTGTAACAACGGAATGAAATAAATAGCTTCAGTGACGTTGTTACTGTAATATTATGGCAGATGCGCATTACGTTGATTAAACATGCTACATAAAGTGAGACGAACAACAATAATACTGCCCTCTTTAGGAAATCTGGAAGGAGCCATACAAACTCAGCAAGTACTTCTCTCTGAATTGCTCTGTGCAAAACATCATGTGTAAAGATGCCTTGTTATCTAAGCCAATTGTATGAACTTTGGTTAAAACCTAATATCTTTGCAGGTATGCTAGGGCCAGGGATGGATATGAGGTACCACCTCTGTTACGGTATAGAAGGCCTGCACATATTCCTAGATCATCAATTTGTCCAATGAAATATGTATAATTATTCAAAAAGTACCTTTGAATTCTTTTTGGAAGAAGCTTATAGTGGTATATTTTTTGGCATATAACTCATATTTGGTTACTCAAATTGATGATCTTCAAATACGTGCAGACCAATTGCTTTTGATTACTATAAACTGTTGAACATTGGTAGGAGTACTTATCTAGGAGTTGCTCACTTTTTCCAGATAACGACGAGACTTTGTTCCGCTAATATCTATACCTTGATCATGGTCCTCCCATCCATTACTTCTGAACTGGCGCTTccgaagagaaaaaaagaacatGGTGAAATCACAATTATGAATGGCTAGTGCTCCTACTTTATAGTAGCCACATTTTGAGatttttttttcgagaaaacgcaaaagccTTGCGTTTCTTTGCATTGAAAAGGAGGGATAGTTTAAAGCCTCCGAAGAGGTGGTTACAACACGGTTACATGTAGGTCTAGTGGACATCCCAGGTTGGGGGCAAGGCTACCCTAAGCCCTTTGTCCCCAGCCCGAGCCCAGCACCTAGCCTCATCTTGTATCCTATCTAAGAGCTCGTTCAGCGACGGAGGTATGTGATCGAACACACACGCTTTCCTATGCTTCCATATCATCCAGGGGACCAGCAGCGCGACAGATCGCAGTGTCTTGCGgagcggtggggggggggggtggcgtctCTCGCCCTACTCCACCAGTCCTGGATGGAGGCGTCATGCATCGGCAGAGGGACCGGGAGGTGCAGCCAGGACAGCGTCTCATGCCATGCCTGCCGCGCGAAGGAGCAGGAGATCAGCAGGTGTTGGATAGTCTCAGGTTCTTGGTCGCATAGGAGGCAGTGAGTGTGGTGAGGGAGCCCTCGGCGCGCGAGCCTAGCTGCGGTCCAGATCcgcaagccagtggaagaacttGACTTTCGGGGGAGCCCAACCTTTCCAAATGAGCTGCCAAGAGTGGCATGTCAATGATCCATGGAAGGTTGCCCGGTAGCAAGACCTCGCCGAGTAGATGCCGTTGGCCGTCCACTTCCAGATGAGCTTGTCCGGCTCCGAGGATAGATTGATGCGAGCGACGAGCTGCCAAGTCCTCAAGTATTGGCCTATCTCCTGCAGGCCCACCACACCTCTAATGTCACGGGCCCAGGCATTGCCGGCGATGCCTTCCGCCACCGTCCTCGCTCTTCTTCTGTTCTTGGGGATGCATAGGTATAGGAGTGGCGCAAGCTCGCGAATTGACTGCCCATGCAGCCATCGGTCCTCCCAGAACAGAGCGGTGAGGCCATCACCTACTAGCATGAGGGTGGATGCATGGAATAGGCCGCGCTCCTCAGGGAAGAACTGTAGGTCAAGGCCTTGCCATGCACGGTCGGCATCCGTCCTCGATAGCCAGAGCCAGCGGAGCCTGAGCGCTAGCCCCGTGCGCTCCAGGTCTCGAATGCCCAGCCCGCCGTAGGCGAGTGGTCGGCAGACAGTGCGCCAGTTAACGTGACAGTGCCCTCCCATTGCAGCCTCACGCCCAGCCCAGAGGAAGCCACGCTGGATCTTCTCAAGCTGTTTCAGGATCTTCTTCGGGGGCGAAAGGGCCAGCATCTGGTGAATCGGGATCGCGTTGAGGACAGATTTAACCAATGCCAGCCGTCCTGCCTTGTTCATGAGCCATGCCTTCCAGGACGGAAGGCGGCCTGCGACGGCGTCTACCAGTGGCTGCATCTGTGCCGCTGAGGGCCGGCGAGTGGAGAGCGGGATGCCCAAGTACGTGATGGGCAGCCCCGCAGGCTGGCAGCCCAGCGCCTCCAGCAGGGTGTCGTCATCCTCACCCCCATGCAGGGTCGTGGCGGAGCTCTTGCCGTAGTTCACCCGCAGGCCAGATGCGGTGTCAAAGATGCCCAAGATGCTCTTCACAGCAATAACCTCCTCCATGTCAGCGTGGCAAAACATCATCACGTCGTCGACATATAGTGAAATTGCCGGAATGCTGCGTCGGGGGTGCAGGCGCCGGAGGATGCCGGTCTGGAGCGCCCTATGCATGAGGCGAGCCAGCGCATCGACCGCCAGGACAAAGAGCAGCGGCGATGTGGAGTCACCCTGGCGCAGCCCGCGCCTGTGCCAGATCGGGGGGCCGGGTACTCCATTGAGCATAACTCGCGTGCTGGCTGAAGAGAGCAGGATGGACAGCCATTCGCTGATCCTGTCACCGAAACCATATTGGCGCAGGACCTCGAAGAGGAACGGCCAGGATATGGAGTCGAAAGCCCGCGTGAGGTCGAGCTTGAGCATGATGCACGGCGCGCCCAGGTGCTGGAGCATCCGCAGAGACTGCCTGACGAGCATGAAGTTGTTGTGGAGCGTGAGTCCAGCGATGAAGGCGTTCTGGTTGCGGCTCACCAGGCTATCAAGCTTGGGGGCGATGCGCAACGACAGAACCTTCGCGAATATCTTGGCGACGATGTGGATCAGGCAAATGGGTCGATAGTCGCCCAGCTTGTGGGCATCCGCGCGCTTGGGTAGCAGGGTGAGCAGGGCTTGGTTGAGCTTACCAAACCCTCTCCCTCGTAGCGCGTACAACTGCTCGAAGACGTCCAGGATGTCTTGCCTGATGATGCACCAGCAGGCGCGCAGGAATTCGGCGGTGAACCCGTCCGGCCCCGGTGCCTTGTGCGGCGGCATGCGGCTCACCGCAGCCCAGATCTCCTCGGAAGTGAATGGCTCGTCCAGGCTGTCCAGATGGCCGGGCGTGATGAGCTGCTCCAGGTCAAGCGTGTGCTCCCGGTCCACCACAGTGCCCAGGAGCCCGTCAAAGTGCTCGAATGCAGCCTGGGCCATCTCCTCGTGATCAGACAGAACCTGCCCATCGACTATGAGGCTATGCACGCGATTCTTCTGGCGGCGGTAAGTGCACTGCCGGTGGAAGAAGCTCGTGTTCGCATCTCCCTCCGCGAGGAAGGTGATACGGGCGCGCTGCCGCGCGATAGTGCGCTCCAGGGAGGCGAGCCCAAGGTATGACAGCTTGAGCTGCCTGCGCAACCAATCCTCTAACAGGGTGAGCGGGCGAGTCTCAATCGCGAGGTCGAAGCGGGCAATCAGCTCGCGGAAGATGGCCAGCTTGTCCCGGATGCTGCCCGTGGAGCGGGCACTCCAGCTCGTAAGGGCGCGGGCAGTGGCCTGGAGGCGTCGGACCAGCCGCTGGAAGGGGTTGGGGTCATGCACCGAGTTCCAGGCTGTGGCGACGGTGTCGTGGAATCCGTCGAGGCGGAGCCAGAATTCCTCGAAGTGGAAGCGCCTATGGGCCACGGGCATAGGAGAGCAGTCCAAGAGCAGTGGGCAGTGATCGGACACGACGGATGCAAGGCAACGGAGGTGGCACTCCTCATGGCAGTCCTCCCACTCCGAGGTGCATAgaacccggtcaaggtgcacaagCGTCGGCGGCGATTGCTCGTTGGACCAAGTAAAGCGGCGCCCGTTGAGGTAGACTTCCTTCAAGGCAAGGTCGTTGATGGCACGCCGGAATCTGCCCATCATGCGGTGATTCAGGTTGCCCGAACTCTTGTCAGCATCCCGGTAGATGAGGTTGAAATCGCCACATAGCATCCATGGGCCCTGGCATGCGGCGCGAATGTCCCGCAACTCTTGCAGGAACAGCAGCTTCTCGGGGTCGCCTTGGGGGCCATACACCGTGGTAAGCCACCACGGGGCTCCTTCAGGCGCGCACCTTGACCGTGATCGCGTTTTGGGTAAATAGGGGGTCGGAAATGGTGACAGCCCTAGTTTTCCAAGCAATGAGAATGCCGTCGGCCGGGAGATAGGTAGAGCCATCGAACTCGGACCCGAGGGTGTCACACAGTCGACGAGCAAATCAACTCCATTTTCGTTTCCTGAAGACATACAATGGATGCCCGAGTAGTACATAGCAGAGAGCGGATCGCGCAGCGCCTAGCGCGCGAGTTTAATCCCCTAACATTCCAGACCACTATCTGAGGACCTCGATACATGGGAGAGAGATCGACAACAGTCGCCGCCAGCCTAGCGCGCACGGACCATGACATCACCCGCCGGCGTAGCCATGTCAGCGGGGATAGCTCGGTCGACCAAGGCGGCCATGGCCTGCAgcactggaagccccagcggcatGGCGAACATATCGTCATAGGCCTTCATCTATGTGGCAGCAATCTGCTGGTTCACCCCCACAATGCCGAGAGTGCGCAGAATCTGCACCACCGCGCGCTGATCTGATGCGCAAGGAGCCGTGGCTTTGGTGTCGGCGGCTGCGGAACGTCCCCTCCTGGGACTGAAGTTGAGGGCGGGGCGCTGCCGCTTCCCGGGAGAGGGCAGAACGACATCGAGCTGTTTGGTGGCCGCGGAGAGGAAGGCACCCAGCGTCC harbors:
- the LOC123409952 gene encoding uncharacterized protein LOC123409952, whose amino-acid sequence is MDPSRPLLGRGAFLSSSAHVAAAIILIAFLILTLLRLPLAPSISIYTPPPLASTPHHHLQHQDHEDQEQEDASSCDLSSPLDCADPRLFHLMMRSAIDAFPAVHFARFGRPVPGDPPSASCDMAWRARTNSSASASPTATTKDYRRFAITRDPHTCAYSVTSIGDYHSGPNARKPRPGASNATAAPPPPPLSRSQFTAATYLSYHGGGDRCKPMPHYTRSLLCALAEARYLNRTLVLDLTLCLAASYTAAGMPEEGKRLAFYFDVDHLRSSVVDIIEERQFWEDWDRWGAQGQLGLRLIEDTRVGPTKFSKATDSLIVRKFGDVEPGNYWYHVCEDEAERVLSLPHHAICLAPSLMSIVNDIISSMQQDFDSVHVGGSVEDLIRGIEDGVDVGRQVYIAGEGINTVSMEALKAKHNNLCYLDEFQRLWRKDSKWFLEMKRLNAGVPVKFDGYMRELVDREVFLKGKKKVEVLR